The window CATCGAATCGGCAATCCTGATCCTCCCTGCCATGGCCGCGGTAGTGTATTTCGCTGGCCTTCCTGCAGGATCGTCATTCGGCAATGATTTGTCCTTGTCGCTGCTTATCATGCTCGGCGGCGTGTTGACTGCCGTCCCGCTGCTATTGTTCGCGATTGCGGCGCGTCGAATGGCCTATTCCACTCTGGGCTTCATCCAGTTCCTTGCCCCAACCATCGTCTTCATCCTCGGCCTGACGGTATTCGGTCAGGAGCTGAAAACAGTGCAGCTCGCCTGTTTCATTTTGATCTGGAGCGCAGCGGCGATCTTCGTGTGGGATATCTGGGCCCGGCAACAGCGTCCTCCGCTGGTGCCAAGCGAACCTGCCAAAGGCTAATCTGCCGCCGCGTCCAGCGTCCAGCCCAGTGTTTTCCCGGCATGGAACGGCACCAGTTCCGCATCGCCAGCCCGCACCATATCGGGTACCGCGCAATCCACCTGCCGCAATGTGATGCGCGCTTCGTTCACAGGCAGGCCGTAAAATGCGGGGCCGTGGAGCGAGGCAAAGCCTTCCAGCCGATCCAGCGCGTTTTCCTGCGCAAATACTTCGGCATAGGATTCCAGCGCATAGGGCGCGTTGAATATGCCGGCGCAGCCGCAGGCGCTTTCCTTGGCTGCACGCTCATGCGGCGCGCTGTCGGTGCCGAGGAAGAATTTGGGTGAGCCCGACACCGCAGCAGCGCGCAGAGCGAGGCGATGCAACTCACGCTTCGCCACCGGCAGGCAGTACGCGTGCGGTTGGATACCGCCCACCAGCATCGCGTTACGATTGATATGCAAATGGTGCGGCGTAATCGTGGCTGCGACATTGGCACTCGTGCCTTTCACGAATTCGACCGCCTGGCTGGTGGTGATATGTTCGAACACCACTTTCAGGTCGGGCAGGTCGCGCACCAGGGGCGCCAGAATGCGGTCTATAAATTCCGCCTCGCGGTCGAACACATCCACATCCGCGTCGGTCACTTCGCCATGCACGCACAAAACCATGCCGATCTGCGCCATCCGCTCCAGCACGCCGCGAATATTGGCAATGTCGGTTACGCCATGCGCCGAATTTGTCGTCGCACCGGCCGGGTACAGCTTTGCCGCAGTGAATACGCCGTCCGCGAAACCGGCCGCAAGATCGTCCGCATCGGTCTGGTCTGTAAGGTAGCACGTCATCAGCGGCGTGAAGTCCGCACTCTCTGGCAAGGCGTCCATAATTCGCGTCCGATACTCCAGCGCCGCATTCGCGGTTGTCACCGGCGGCGAGAGGTTGGGCATTACGATTGCGCGGGCAAATTGGCGTGCGGTATACGGAAGCACGCCGCGCAGCATCTCGCCATCGCGCAGGTGCAAGTGCCAGTCGTCGGGGCGGCGGATCGTGAGGGCGGTCATTACGGGGTTCCGGTGGTAATTTCATGGATGATGGTGGGCAGCACTTTGCGGGTTACACGGGATGCACTTCCCATTGCGAGGTATTTTCGCCGCTTGCGCCCGCCCACTTCGGAGCAATTGCTTGATAGCACCTGTCCCCTGCCCCATCTCCTTAACCATGCAAGCATCCCTTCTGTCCGACCGCGCCGTTATCCGGCTATCCCCACAAGATGCTGAGGAGGACGTGGCGACGTTTTTGCAGGGTTTGGTGACGAACGATGTCGGGACCGCGGATTCAGCTGGCGGTCCTGTCTACGCCGCGTTGCTGAGCGCGCAGGGCAAGGCGATGTTCGATTTTATCGTCTGGCCGGATGGCAAGAATTTGCTGATCGATTGCGAGGCAGAGCTGGCGGACGAGCTGGTCAAGCGCCTGTCGCTATATCGGTTGCGCCGTCCGATTACGATCGCCCGCGATCCCACCTTGGCAGTTCACTGGTCGATCGAGCGCCGGGAAGGTGCCGCGCCCGACCCGCGGCTCTCCGAACTTGGCTATCGCTGGCTCGCACCAGCGCAGGACAACACCGTTTCCGCCGATGCCGAATGGCGCGCGCACCGCCTAGCAACAGGTGTTCCGGAAGGGCGCGGCGAGCTGGGTGATATCCTGTGGCTGGAAACAAACGCCGCAGAATTGAACGGCGTCAGTTTTACAAAGGGCTGCTACATCGGCCAGGAGAACACCGCGCGCATGAACTGGCGGCAAAAGGTCAACCGGCGGCTGGTGGTGGTCCCGCTCGACCGGTCGGAGCCAAAACGACAGCGGGCGCAATATCCGCAGCTCGGTCTGGCAGTCGATCATTTGCGGGTGACAGATATTCCCGCCGACCTGCAACCGGGCTGGATGGGCCAGCCGGAGATTCCGCAGGACTGATTGTCAGGCTGTCGGAACGGCCTGGGCGACATCCTGCACGATGGAATCCGACACAAACCGTTCGGCCATGTCGCGCGCGGTCGAATCTGGCAGGCGGAGCGATTTCGTCAGCGCATCCCCGATCAACGAATTTCCGAGCGACATTAGTACGACCGCCAGCGTGGCACGGTGCGCTTCCACGTCGACACCATGATCACCCTCCTCGGGATGCAATTCATCCACCATCTGGTGAATGGTTTCCACAAAAGGCTCGATGGCGTCCTCATGCCCGGTGGCCAGCATCCATGCGACCAGCGCGCCGCCGCCTTCCTTGTCCAGCGCGTCGAACGCCAGATCCACGATCTCGCGCGGCTGGGCAATGCCAGCCTGCGCACCACGCACGGTTTCGGCAATCGATTCGCACACGGTTGCGGCGAGATGTTCGGCCAGCGCCTTTTGCAGACCGGCGGCAGACCCGAAATGGTGCAGCAAATTGGCGTGGGTGCGCCCGATACGCGCCGACACAGCCTTGAGAGTTACTGCTTGTGGACCCGCCTCGATCAATAGCGCACGCGCCGCTTCCAGCGCGGCAAGGCGTGATGCCTCCGGGGTCAGACGTCTGCGGATAGTGGCCATGGCGCAGGATTAGGCCGGGTGGAGCGGATCGGCAAGCGATGCCTTATTGACACCAATGTCAGTAGGGCTTACTGACATTGGTGTAAGTTACAGTTGGAGCCGCCATGAACGCCCCTGCCAAGTTCGAAACCGAAACCGTCCGAGATCCTGCCTTTGTCAGCCCGGCCCCTTCAGACCTGACGATCACTGTGCGCGACCGCCGGTTCGGGCGCGATACCGCCCCACGCCGCTGGTGGGTGAATGACGATCCGGTTGCGACCGCGTGGTTCAACGCCCTGTCCGCCACCTTCCCCCGTGGCGAAGCGTTCTTCATCGAATCGGTAAAGGCTTGCCGGAATGGCGCTGCACCGCAGTTGCGCGACGAAATTCGTGCTTTCGTGCGGCAGGAAATCAACCATACCCGCGAACACGTCGCCATGAACCGCATGGCCAGCGATAGTGGATACGACATTGCAGCCATCGACAGGCGCGTCGAAGATCTTCTCGCGCAGATCAAGGAACGCCCCGCCGCCATCAACCTGGCGGCCACCATGGCTCTGGAACACTTCACCGCAATGCTGGGCCATCAACTGCTGGCCGATCCGGTACATCTTCATGGCGCGGAGCCGGAGTTCGGTGATCTGTGGCGCTGGCATGCTGCAGAAGAGATCGAGCACAAGGGCGTCGCCTACGATACTTGGCTGCACCATACTCGCAACTGGAGCCGCTTTCGCCGCTGGAAGGTCAAATCGCTCATGATGCTGATCGTCACCACGCGCTTCGTGAAGCATCGTTATCAGGACATGCTCGACCTGCTTGCGCAGGACGGCCTGACCAGTGCGAAATGGAAATGGCGCGCATTGAAATATTTGTTCGGAAATCCCGGCTTTTTCCGCAAGATCGCGGGCGGATGGGCAGCGTATTTCCTTCCCGGCTTCCACCCTTGGAACGAGGATGACCGCGAACTCATTGGCCTTTACGAAAGCGAGTTTTCCGGCGCAGTCCTGGCTGACTGATCCGACCGAACCAAAAGCGCCGAACAGTTTTTAAGCCGCCCGGCGCTCCGATTCGCAGCAAAAGATGTCGGTGCGGGTCAGGTCGATGGTGAAGTCGCGGCCGTCCGCCTCCGCTCCACGTGCCTTGCTATAACGCATCGAAGATGTGCCGGTCGGTTTGAACCCGGCCTTGCGCAAAACCGCGCCCGATGCCGGATTGTCCCCGAAATGGCTCGCGATCAGGCGCGTGTGACCGAGCGTCCGGGCGATTTGCAACAATGCCAGCACCGCTTCGGTGGCAAACCCGTGCCCCCAATGCGCGCGGGCAATCCAGTAGCCCAGCTCCACATCGCCTTCATGTTCGCCCAACCCGACGCTACCTACCAGCCGTGTGCCGGACGCGTTCGGTTCGAACAGCAAAAAGCGTGGAAGACCTGGCTCGACCGGCAATTGCAGAAATTCCCGCGCGTGCTCGTGAAGATAGGGCCACGGCGCGGTCGCCAGATTGCGCACGATTGCTTCGTCGGCAATGCCGGCATGGAGCGCGCGCGAGTCTTCGGGCCAGGGCGGGCGCATCAACATGCGCCGGGTACGGTGAAACATCGTCCTTCTCCATCGCCCCGCTGCGTCATCGTCACTTACCAACGTATGATGACAGCGAGGTTTCACGGCGACCCGTTCGGGACAGACCGTGCGATTTGCGAGGGAGATACGAAAAGAGAGAGACGGGCTCCCTGAACCAGGAAAGCCCTATCTCCCTCTTTTGGAAAATCGGCCGGTTCATGCCCGGCCGGGGACTATCCTGCTGGATAATCCCGGTGTTGGATCATCCGATTATTCTGCGGCTTCCGCCAGCATGTCGACCGAGACGTATTTGCGGTCCTGGCGGCCCTTGTGGAATCGTACCACGCCGTCATTCAGGGCGAACAGCGTGTGGTCCTTGCCCATCCCGACATTGCTGCCCGGATAGAACTTGGTACCGCGCTGGCGCACGATAATGTTGCCCGCGATCACGTTCTCGCTGCCGAATTTTTTGACGCCAAGGCGCCGGCCTGCCGAATCGCGACCGTTACGCGATGAACCGCCTGCTTTTTTATGTGCCATTGCGCTTGGTCCTTACTTCTTGTCGGTCTTCTTGGGCTCTGCCTTCTTGGCAGGAGCCTTTTTCTTAGGCGCCGAATCGCTGGTACCCGAAGCGTTTTCGCCAGCAGTCTTTTTCGGCGCAGCTTGCTTCGCGACCGGCTTGTCAGCCTTCTTGGTCGCAGCGTCGGTCGCAGCACTCTTGGCCGGGGCCTTCGTGCCAACATCCTTCTTGGGCGCATCGGCCTTGGTATCATCCGCCGTCTTGGTCGCGGCCTTTTTCGGTGCAGCCTTCTTGTCGTCACCGACCGAAAGTATCCGCAACAACGTCAGCTGCTGGCGATGGCCCTGCTTCCGGCGATAGTTGTGACGACGCTTCTTCTTGAAGACGATCACCTTTTCGCTTTTCGCCTGAGCGATGATCTCGGCGGAAACGCTGACCTTGGCCGCGTCCTCCATCGTATCGCCTTCACCGGCCAGCAGGACATCGCCCAGCGTCACGGTGTCACCGGCTTCGCCAGCCATCTTCTCGACAGCCAATTTGTCTCCGGCAGCAACCCGATATTGTTTGCCGCCCGTACGCACGATTGCGAACATGGTCGTATCACTTCCATTATATTGTATGGTCGCCCTTGTTGGCGACGCAGCAGCCACCCGCCAATTGCATGGCGGCCGAAAGAAGGGTCCCGTTACCCACCGGTGCCGGCCAAGTCAACTTAGAATGCGGCAATTACCGGTGCAAACTCGGCTTGCCATCCGGTATAGCGCCGCCCGATTGTCATGCTAAAGATGCCGGTATGACAAGTATCACAAGCCTGCGGTCTGCCGCCATTCTTTTCGCCGGCGCAATCACGCTGGCAGGCTGTGCGTCTACCGCCGGCGACTATCCCTCGCTAGCAATCCGCGATGTCGAGCGGGTGAGCGGCGAAATGCCAGCCCCGGCCGATCCCGAACCGCTTCCTGCGCCAACCGCTCCTGCAGCTTCCTTGCTGGACCAGCTTGCAAGCCTGCGGGCGGAAGCGGCGTCGGCCCAGCGCACCTTTGCTGCTGCCCGCCCCCGCGCCGAACGTAGCGTGGCTGCCGGGGGGCGTGCGTCCACCGGTAGCGATGCATGGGCCGAAGCACAGGTTGCGCTAGCCGATCTGATTGCGATTCGCAGCCGCACCGCGGTTCCGCTCGGCACGCTCGATGCGCTGTTCGTAGATGCCGAAGTGGAAGGCTATTCCGCCTCGCGCGAACTGGCCGCCATCAGCGAAGTACGCGCAGAAGCGATTGCACTGGTGTCCGCGCAGGATCGTACGATTGCCAGATTGGCCGCCCGTATCAGGTAGGGTCCGCCGCCCACCGCGCGAGATCGGAGTGGTCTTGATCGCGCGGTTGGATCCAGTGCCAGCCATCGCTGCGGCGTTCGCGCTTCCAGAACCAGGCGGCGCTTTTCAAATGGTCCATCAGGTAATCGGTCGCTTCGAATGCGGCCCGGCGATGCGCGGCAGCGGCAGCTACCAGCACGATCGGCGCGCCCGGCTGCATCACGCCGACCCGGTGCCAGCACAACAGTCCAGCCAACGTCCAGCGGGACAGCGCCGCATGCGCCAGCTCTTGCATGACAGGCAATGTCAGGGGGTCATAATGCGTGAGCTCAAGCGCTTTCGTGCCCGCATCGGATCGCACCTTACCGCAAAAACTGGCGATACCGCCCGCGCCGGGATGTGCCGCGTTGAAGGCGGCCAGCGCCTCGCCCACGGAAAAGCCGGAGCCGAGCAAACGGACATCGGCCGGACGGGCAATTTTCACCCTGTCAGCCACCGCTTACGGGGGGGAGCAGCGCAATTTCATCACCGTCCACGGCTGCCAGAGTGGTTTTGTCGGCCAGCACCCGCCCGGCGCAGGCAATGTTCACACGCTCGCCACGCAATTCGCTTGCAACTGCATCGGGGACAGCGGCGATCAGCCCTGCCCAGTCCAGCGGCGCATCTACGGCAATAGAATCAGACGTTGCCAGATCGCGCAAGGGGCCCAGGAACAGGATCGTTATCGCCATTACTAACCGCCGGTGACCGACATGTGGCGCGGCTGCGCCGGCGCTTCGCCAGGCGCGCGAATGGCAAAATTGTGCCGCGCGGGTTTGATCCGCATGGCCGTTTCCAGTCCGTCTGCCAGTTCGGTTTCGGGGTCGGCAGAGCGCATTGCGGCGCGCAGATCGACTCGCTCCCCCCCGCCGAGACAGGGGTAAAGCTGGCCAGTCGCAGTCACGCGAATGCGGTTGCAACCGGCGCAGAAATTGTCGGTCAGCGGTGTAATTAGCCCCAGCCTGCCGCCCGTTTCCGCCACATTCCAGTAACGCGCCGGCCCGGCGCTGCGATGGCCCGACGGGGTCAGGGTCCAGCGCTGGTCCAGCCTTTCCTTGACCGCATCGAGCGGCAGATAATGATCAATCCGGTCGCCATCGACTTCGCCCAGCGGCATGACCTCGATCAGGGTGCAATCGTGCCCTTCGCCATGCGCCCAGGCGATAAGGTCGGGCAACTCCACCTCGTTCAGACCTTTCAGCGCGACCGTGTTCAGTTTGACCCGCAACCCTGCAGCCTTTGCCGCGGCGATACCGTTCAGCACCTGGGACAAAGCGTCTCGCCGCGTAAGCTTCCGGAACAGCGCCGGATCGCGGGTATCGAGCGAGACGTTCACGCGCCGCACACCGGCCGCCGCCAGAGCCTCTGCGTGGGTTCCCAATTGCGTGCCGTTGGTAGTCAGCGTCAACTCGTCGAGGCCGTTACCAAGTCGGCGGCCCAGCGCGCGAACCATATCCATCACATCGCGCCGCACGAGGGGCTCGCCACCGGTCAATCGGATGGTACGGACGCCGCGCGCCATGAAGCCCAGCGCCAGTTGGTACAGCTCTTCCAGCGTCAGCACTTCGGCACGCGGCAGGAACTGCATTCGTTCGGGCATGCAATAGGTGCAGCGAAGGTCGCAGCGATCCGTCACCGACATCCTGAGATAGGTGATTTCGCGCGCGAAGCCATCAACCAGGGGGGCAAGGGAGGAAGCGAGCGCGGTCATGCTGCCTGTATTCCCGCAGCCGTCTTGCCGTCGCCATCCACGTCCAGCAGCTGTCCAGTGATCCCCGGCGCGGAGGCAAGATATGCAAGCGCGGCGTCCACCGCATCCTGTTCGTTACCGGCGACAATATTGACCCGCCGGGGTGCTGCCTCGCGGGCCAGGCCGCGTACCATTGCGACCCGCCAATTGCGGTGCGTATGATCCGCCACGCCTAGCACGATGATGCAGTCGGCTCTTTCCGTTGCCTGCCGGATTGCGGCCAGCCAATCGTTCTGGAACATCGCTGCCGCGTCCAGCGGGGCGGCGGGCAGCGCGCCCACATCTATCCGCTGGATCCCGGCGGATGCCATATCAGCGCCGCTCGCGCCGTAGGGTGATGCCGATTTTTTCATTCGCTTCAGCAATAGCCAGCTTCACGATCCGCACTGTGACAGCGAGCACGCGCACGTCCTGCGCAAACAGCGTGTCGCAGATATGGTCGGCCACCGCCTCGATCAGCTTGAAATGCACGCCTTCCGGCAAGGCTTCGGTCGCGGCGAATTTCAGGTCCATGTAATTCTTGCTGCGATCGAGCGGCGTATCGGGTGTGTATTGTGCGTCGGGCTTCAGTTCGGCAACAATCGAAATACGCAGAGGCTGCGCCTTGCCGGTCTCCTCCGAATAGATACCCGTCAGGATATCGGTTTCCAGGTCGGCGACTTCGAGGATTAGGGTATCGGCCATAGAGCCAGGGAAATGGCAGCGTGCAGTGCGATATACAAGGTCTAGCCGCGCGTCCGGATCTAGCGCGCCCGCCACCGTGCGAAGATTGCTGTGGGAAGCAGACGCGAAGCAGCGTCCGCGCCGTCCGCATCCTCCGCCACCGCCAGATCGCCATGTTCGATGGTACCGGGAAGGTCGGCAAAATGTTCCGCCAGCAATCCCGCCAGCGCCAGGCTGGATATTCGCACGGCATACACCGTAAGGAACAGAAACCGGCTATCTTCGTCCAGCAGCGCGCGGCAATCGGCAATCAGGCCGGGCAGCCCTTCTTCCAGCCGCCAGATTTCGCCATTGGGGCCGCGTCCGAATTTCGGCGGGTCTAGAATGATCCCATCATAGCGTTTTTCGCGCCGCACTTCGCGCGCTGCAAATTTCGTCGCATCATCGACGAGCCAGCGGATTGGCTTGTCTTCCAAATCCGACATCGCTGCATTTTCGCGGGCCTGCGCCACGGATTTCTTCGACGCATCGACATGCGTGACCGGGCCATAACGCGACAGAGCAAGCGATCCCACGCCGGTGTAACCGAACAGATTGAGTGTCGATGCATCGTCACGACCTTCGAGCTGTTCGCCCATCCAGTCCCACACAGGCGCCATATCGGGGAAGAAGTCGAGGTGGCGGAAGGGCGTGCATTGCGCGGTGAAGCGCACACCGTCCTTCCAGTGCAGCGACCAGCCATCGTCCGGCACGCCTTGCGCATGTTGCCAGCGCCCGCCGCCATCCTCGTCCGAACCGGGCACGAACTCCCCATGCGCCTCCCACGCCTCGGCTGGCAGGCGCGGGGCCCACATCGCCTGGGGTTCGGGTCGGATGAAGCGGTATCGGCCGTAGCGTTCAAGTTTTCGCCCATGCCCGCTATCGACAAGGCCATAATCCGCCCACCCGGTGCCGGTCATCAGCAATGGCTGGCTGGCAAGGCGGACCATCAGGTCGCAGGCGAGGCGGCAGTGGCGCGGTCCGCCACGAATGCCGCCACCGCATCATATTCGCCGGGAAGGTCGGTGCAAAACTCCTCGCGCCCGAACAGATCGCCCATGCGCGCGGGCAGGCTTGGTCTGGTGCCAAGGGCGCGCTCCACCGCATCGCGGAACTTGGCTGGATGCGCGGTCGCCAGCGTGACTACCGGTATGTCGGGCGCGATTCCCTCTGCCGCGCGGGCGGCATGGAGGCCGATAGCAGTATGCGGGTCGATCACCTGTCCAGCGCGGTCGTGCGCCCAGCGCATGGCCCCGGACATGGCATCCGCATCTGCGCGTGCGCTGGTCAGCAGGCCCGACGCGCCGGTACGCTGCGCGTCCGTAAGTCGCATGGCGCGCTCCAGTTCGAACCCGTCCATCTGCCGGGCCAGCGCTGTCCCATCGCGCCCGCCGCAATCGAACAGCAGCCGTTCGAAATTGGAACTCACCTGGATATCCATGCTGGGCGAGGCGGTGGGCGTAACATCGCCCGCGCTGTAATCACCATTCGCCAGCGCGCGGTGGAGGATATCGTTGACGTTGGTGGCCACGATCAGCCGCTCCACCGGCAGGCCCATCTTCGCCGCGACATAGCCTGCAAACACGTCACCGAAATTACCGGTCGGTACGGAAAACGCCACCTTTCGCTGCGGCGCACCCAATTGCATGGCGGCGGCGAAGTAATACACCACCTGCGCCATCAACCGCGCCCAGTTGATCGAATTGACCGCCCCGATATGGAAGCGTGTATTCATCGCTGGATCGCGGAACATTCGCTTCACCATGGCCTGGGCATCGTCGAAACTGGCATCTTCGACCGCGATGTTGTGCACGTTTGGCGCGCGCATGGTGGTCATCTGGCGGCGCTGAACGTCGCTCACCCGGCCCTTCGGGTGGAGCATGAAGATATCGATCCGCTCCCGCCCGGCCACCGCATCGATCGCCGCGCTCCCGGTATCGCCGCTGGTCGCGCCGACGATGGTGAGATGATCGTCCGAGCGTTTGAGGAAGGTTTCAAACAGCCGACCAAGCAGCTGCAGTGCCACATCCTTGAACGCCAGCGTCGGCCCATGAAACAGTTCGAGCAACCAGTGCTGCTGGTCGAGCTGAACCAGCGGCGTCACCGCATCATGGCTGAAGCGTCCGTAAGCGCGGTCGCACAGATCCTGCAGCTCGTCTGGTGACAAACTGCCCGCCACGAATGGTGTCATGATCCGCGCGGCAAGCTCCGCATAAGGCAGCCCTGCCATCGCGGCGATTTCGCTTTCGGAAAAGCGCGGCCATTCCTGCGGCAGATACAGTCCGCCATCGCTGGCAAGGCCGGCTAGAGTGACACCTTCGAAGTCGAGAACTGGCGCGGTGCCGCGGGTCGATACGTATTGCATATTATGCTGCGGCGTAGCCGTGGCAGGGCGCGCTCGCAAGCAGCCTGTGCCGCGCTCTATTGCTGCTCTCGTGAAGCCCTGTGTCGCCGCCGGATCGCCAGCCAGTAGATGACCAGCGCGGTCAGGGCGAACAGGAACCACTGGACGGCGTAGGCAAGATGGTTGTTCGGAACGTCAGCGGGGTCGGGCACGGCAAGCGGTTCGAGCCCGGGCGCAGGCTCTGCCAATTGCACACGCGCGCCATCGCGGCCACCCGCCGTTACAAGTCCGGTCACGGTACCGCCGTCCCATCCCTCGAACACTGGATTGCGCGACCATCCCAGTTTCACATCCGCCGCGCCGCGGCCGGTTTCGCACCGAGCGATATGCGCCAAGCCAGATTGTCCACGAGCACTGCGCCCGGCGATTGCTTCGCGGCCCATTACTCGCATGCAGTCGAAGGTGGTCGGGTGGAACAGGTCTTCTTCCCGGGCTACGCCGCCGCCAGCGGCAGGAAACGGCACCTGCGCGCCACTGACCAGTGCCGCTTCGTACCGGGCAATCATCGCTTCTTTCTCATCCGCGCGGCCAAGCTGCCAGAAACCGAGCGCAATCATCGTCGCGACTGCCGCTGCAACTACGATGGTGGGTATTATCGGAAGCCGGTTCATGGTGCTTCGTCCGGCGCGGCCGGCACAGTCCCAGCCTCGCCCGCCTTGTTGCGATATTCCGCGATCAGCAGCGCGGCTTTCGCAATCCGCAATCCGGCCAGCACCGCGAGCACAGTGAGCGGAATCCAAAGCAACATGTGCACCCAGAACGGCGGGGCCATGGCAACTTCCAGCCACAACGCCAGGCCAACCAGAACCGCCCCGATGATCAGCGTGAGGAACGCCGCCGGTCCGTCGCCTACGTTGAAGCGGGTGTAGTCCAACCCGCAGGCACGGCACTTATCCGCGAATTGCACGATGCCATCGAACATCGTTCGCGCGCCGCATCGAGGGCACGAACCGGAAAGGGCAGCCCGGCCCAACGAAACTGTCGTGCCCGGCTGCCCTTCTGAAAGCTCAGTCGTGTCAGGATTCATCAGTGGATTTCAGCACCCCATCCGCCCCAGACATAGACGACGATAAAGAGGAACAGCCATACTACATCGACGAAATGCCAATACCAGGCAGCCGCCTCGAAACCGAAATGCTGGCGCGGGGTAAAGTGCCCCTTGTAGGTGCGCGCGAGGCAGACGATCAGGAAGATCGTGCCAACCAGCACGTGGAACCCATGAAATCCGGTCGCCATGTAGAATGCGCTGGAATAGGTGTTACCGCCGAAGTCGAACGGCGCATGACCATACTCGTAAATCTGCACTGCCGTGAAAACCGCGCCCAGGATGACCGTCAGCCACAGGCCCTTCTTCAGGCCTTCCCGGTCGCCATGGATTAGGCTGTGATGCGCCCATGTTACGGTGGTACCCGAACACAGCAGGATCAGCGTATTCAGCAGTGGCAGGTCGAATGGATCCATCACGGCTTCGATCGCCTTGGGCGGCCACTGACCACCGATGACCTCGGTCAGTTCGGACGGGAACAGCGAGAAATCGAACCAGCTCCAGAACCAGCCGACGAAGAACATCACTTCGGAAGCGATAAACAGGATCATGCCATAGCGCATGTGTAGCTGCACCACGGGAGTGTGATAGCCGCTTTCCGCTTCGTTCACGATGTTGGCAAACCAACTGTAGAAGGTGGCGATAAGTCCCGCGATACCGAGGCCGAGCACGGCATACCATGCACCGCCGAAGAAATCGGAATGCATGAACATCACCATGCCGGTGGTAAAAGTCAGCGCCGAAATCGAGCCGAGCAACGGCCAGATATCAGGCGGAAGAATGTGATATTCGTGATTTACGGCACCGGCCATGTGATCGTCCTGCTTCGAAGTTTGAACAGGCCTTACTGCGACGGCCTGCCAGGGTCTAGGGGTCAGCTGTCCTCTTTCACCTGCGCGCCGTCTGATTTGGCTCGGTGGAAGGTATAGCTGAGTGTAATCTGTTCGACATCCGCCATGGCCTCGTCATCGAGTGCGGCGGGATCGACGTAGTACAAGACCGGCATCCGCATTTCCTGACCCGGCTGGAGCGTCTGTTCCGTAAAGCAGAAACACTGGATCTTGTTGAAATACTTGCCCGCCCGCTCCGGCTCGACATTGAAGGTCGCGGTGCCGGTGATGGGAATGCTGCTATTGTTGCGGGCGGTGTAGAATGCCATGTCGCGCACGCCGATCTGGACGGTGTCGGTCGGCTGATCCGCCGTGAAGCGCCACGGCACGTCGCGCGCCGTACTCGCATCGAACCGGATCGACATCGTCTTACCGCCCGCGCTTTGCGCAATGCGTTCCGCCGCACTGGCTTCGGTTTCGCTCGCCCGCTGGGTAGTGCCGCCGAAGCCAGTGACACGGCAGAACAGGTCGTAAAGTGGCACGGCGGCATAGCCCAGACCGAGCATCGTCAGCGCACCCAACAGCGCGAGAGCGCCGGTGCGCAGGTTACGCCGGTCGAGCGGCGCGCCAGTATTACGGGCTGTGTTAGTCGGTGCGCTTGCCACGCGTCAGTCCCCCATCCGCACGATGGTGATGGCGTAAAACAGGACGACGAAAAACAGCAGCACGCCCCCCACGACCAGATTGCGCTGGCGGCGGCGCTTGTCCAGCGCTTCGCGGCCGGTATCGTCGG of the Alteripontixanthobacter maritimus genome contains:
- a CDS encoding cytochrome c oxidase assembly protein; amino-acid sequence: MASAPTNTARNTGAPLDRRNLRTGALALLGALTMLGLGYAAVPLYDLFCRVTGFGGTTQRASETEASAAERIAQSAGGKTMSIRFDASTARDVPWRFTADQPTDTVQIGVRDMAFYTARNNSSIPITGTATFNVEPERAGKYFNKIQCFCFTEQTLQPGQEMRMPVLYYVDPAALDDEAMADVEQITLSYTFHRAKSDGAQVKEDS
- a CDS encoding cytochrome c oxidase subunit 3, giving the protein MAGAVNHEYHILPPDIWPLLGSISALTFTTGMVMFMHSDFFGGAWYAVLGLGIAGLIATFYSWFANIVNEAESGYHTPVVQLHMRYGMILFIASEVMFFVGWFWSWFDFSLFPSELTEVIGGQWPPKAIEAVMDPFDLPLLNTLILLCSGTTVTWAHHSLIHGDREGLKKGLWLTVILGAVFTAVQIYEYGHAPFDFGGNTYSSAFYMATGFHGFHVLVGTIFLIVCLARTYKGHFTPRQHFGFEAAAWYWHFVDVVWLFLFIVVYVWGGWGAEIH